TTGCCTGTTAATTAAATCCAAAGCGCCGTCAAGGGTCCCAATGGCTTGGTTAGCGGCATCGGTGCTATCGTATACTAAACCTTCAATTTGTAAAGCGGCTGCACTCATATCGCGCACATCAACGCTAATGCGTTGGTCCATGTTAGCGCCAATGTGGCCTACTAAAGAAGCTCCACCATTAGCGCCATCGATGCTACCGTCAAGGATTTGCATGCCGTTAAATTGTGATTGCTCGGCAATGCGGTTTACTTCCTGAATTAACTGGCTAATTTCGGCCTGAATGTTTACACGGTCGCTGTCGCTGTAAATACCGTTAGCGGCTTGCACAGC
This genomic stretch from Spirochaetaceae bacterium harbors:
- a CDS encoding flagellin — encoded protein: AVQAANGIYSDSDRVNIQAEISQLIQEVNRIAEQSQFNGMQILDGSIDGANGGASLVGHIGANMDQRISVDVRDMSAAALQIEGLVYDSTDAANQAIGTLDGALDLINRQRADLGAFQNRMEMLVNAQMNAAQNLQFSESQIRDQDMAAGAVELTRDNILMQSGIAMLAQANTRTQGVLSLLN